A stretch of the Mycobacterium shigaense genome encodes the following:
- a CDS encoding DUF1501 domain-containing protein encodes MPEINRRKFLIASAGAGAAGLLSTAVAVNWPDLMRAAQDRPLADGAGVLVLVTLYGGNDGISTLIPYADNAYHDARPELAYAPTDVLRLDAQLGLNPAMKGLADLWNQRRLAIVRGVGYPQPDHSHFRSMDIWQTASPAEPVSTGWIGRWLDATGDDPLRAVNIGPVLPPLAVGDKFTAGALSTTHVASQQADRFDAIMTALGADDPTDTPAMAAVCKAYRAAHTTNKTFESVKPAAEERNSLPTQLSMVAAAVRAGVPTRVYTVQLGGFDTHANERATQQRLLQTLDEAVTPFLREMAGDRYGRNVVLMAYSEFGRRVAANASQGTDHGTAGPVFIAGAPVKGGFYGEEPSLTNLDHGDLKYTTDFRDIYHELLVRTVGTDPAPAVGAGRTSLGFLTP; translated from the coding sequence ATGCCCGAGATCAATCGCCGCAAATTCCTGATCGCCAGCGCGGGCGCCGGCGCCGCGGGTCTGCTCTCCACGGCGGTGGCGGTGAATTGGCCCGACCTGATGCGCGCGGCCCAGGACCGACCGCTGGCCGACGGCGCCGGCGTGCTGGTGCTCGTCACTCTCTATGGCGGCAACGACGGCATCTCCACCCTGATCCCCTACGCGGACAACGCGTATCACGATGCGCGTCCCGAGCTTGCCTACGCCCCGACCGACGTCTTGCGGCTGGACGCGCAGCTGGGGCTCAACCCGGCGATGAAGGGGCTTGCCGACCTGTGGAACCAGCGCCGGCTGGCCATCGTGCGCGGCGTGGGGTATCCGCAGCCCGACCACAGCCACTTTCGCTCCATGGACATCTGGCAGACGGCCTCACCGGCCGAGCCCGTTTCGACGGGCTGGATCGGCCGCTGGCTCGACGCCACCGGCGATGATCCGTTGCGCGCGGTCAACATCGGGCCCGTGCTTCCCCCGCTCGCCGTTGGCGACAAGTTCACGGCCGGAGCACTTTCCACGACACACGTTGCGTCGCAGCAGGCGGACAGGTTCGACGCGATCATGACCGCGCTCGGCGCCGACGACCCCACCGACACGCCGGCCATGGCGGCCGTGTGCAAGGCCTACCGCGCGGCGCACACCACCAACAAGACCTTCGAATCCGTCAAACCTGCTGCCGAAGAACGCAATTCGCTGCCCACCCAGCTGAGCATGGTGGCGGCCGCGGTGCGGGCCGGCGTGCCGACCCGGGTCTACACCGTGCAACTCGGCGGATTCGACACCCACGCGAACGAACGCGCCACCCAGCAACGGCTGCTGCAGACGCTCGACGAGGCCGTGACTCCCTTCCTGCGCGAGATGGCCGGAGACCGCTACGGCCGCAACGTCGTGCTGATGGCGTATTCGGAGTTCGGGCGGCGAGTGGCGGCCAATGCGTCGCAGGGCACCGACCACGGCACCGCCGGCCCGGTCTTCATCGCGGGCGCTCCCGTCAAGGGCGGCTTCTACGGCGAGGAGCCCAGCTTGACCAACCTCGACCACGGAGACCTGAAGTACACCACTGACTTCCGTGACATCTACCACGAATTGCTGGTGCGTACCGTCGGTACCGATCCCGCGCCGGCGGTCGGCGCCGGCCGGACCAGCCTGGGCTTCCTAACCCCTTAG
- the pta gene encoding phosphate acetyltransferase, with product MPEGSASAIYVAAPEPETGKSTIALGLLNRLTATVAKVGVFRPITRLGEDRDYILELLLSRTTAGQSYEQCVGVSYPQLHADADAAIASIVDSYHAMAQDCDAVVIVGSDYTDVATPAELSVNARIAVNLGAPVLLAVRAKGRTADQVVAVVDVCLAEVAAQRAHTAAVVASRCEPTQITAVAEALHVFAPPSYVLPDEPLLSAPTAGELQNAVGGTLVSGDAELVEREATSVLAAGMTADHVLERLRDGMAVITPGDRSDVVLAVASAHAAEGFPSLSCLILNGGFDLHPSISALVSGLRLRLPIIATSLGTYETASVVAATRGRITANSQRKIDTAVGLMERHVDIADLVAQLAIPIPSVTTPQMFTHQLTERARGDRKHIVLPEGDDDRILKAAGRVLKRCIADLTVLGDEAQIRLRSAELGVDLSAAKIIDPRGGSLCEQFAEQYAELRKAKGVTVERAQEIMHDVSYFGTMLVYNGMVDGMVSGAAHTTAHTVRPALEIIRTVPDVSTVSSIFLMCLPDRVLAYGDCAIVPDPTPEELADIAISSARTAAQFGIEPKVAMLSYSTGDSGSGAGVDKVRKATELVRARAPQLLVEGPIQYDAAIDPSVAATKLRNSPVAGHATVLIFPDLNTGNNTYKAVQRSAGAIAIGPVLQGLRKPVNDLSRGALVEDIVNTIAITAIQAQGVRDGR from the coding sequence ATGCCCGAGGGTTCAGCGTCCGCGATCTACGTCGCTGCGCCGGAGCCCGAGACCGGCAAGTCGACGATCGCGCTTGGGTTGCTCAATCGGTTGACGGCGACGGTCGCGAAAGTCGGTGTGTTCCGGCCCATTACGCGGCTCGGTGAAGACCGCGACTACATCCTCGAATTGCTGCTGTCGCGCACCACCGCGGGTCAGTCTTACGAGCAGTGCGTGGGCGTGAGCTATCCCCAGCTGCACGCGGACGCCGACGCCGCGATCGCCAGCATCGTCGACTCCTATCACGCGATGGCGCAGGACTGCGACGCGGTGGTGATCGTGGGCAGCGACTACACCGATGTCGCCACTCCCGCCGAACTCTCGGTCAACGCGCGGATCGCGGTCAACTTGGGCGCGCCGGTGCTGCTGGCGGTGCGGGCCAAGGGCCGGACCGCGGATCAGGTCGTCGCCGTCGTCGACGTCTGTCTGGCGGAGGTGGCGGCGCAACGTGCGCACACGGCCGCCGTGGTGGCCAGCCGATGCGAGCCAACACAAATCACGGCCGTCGCCGAGGCGCTGCACGTGTTCGCTCCGCCCAGCTACGTGCTGCCGGACGAGCCCCTGCTGTCGGCGCCGACGGCGGGCGAACTGCAGAACGCGGTCGGCGGCACGCTGGTGAGCGGTGACGCCGAACTGGTCGAGCGCGAGGCTACCAGCGTTCTGGCGGCCGGGATGACCGCGGATCACGTGCTGGAACGGCTGCGCGACGGGATGGCGGTGATCACCCCCGGCGACCGCTCCGACGTCGTGCTGGCCGTCGCTAGCGCGCATGCCGCCGAAGGGTTTCCGTCGCTGAGCTGCCTGATCCTCAACGGCGGCTTCGACCTGCATCCCTCGATCTCTGCCCTGGTGTCGGGATTGCGGCTGCGGCTGCCCATTATCGCAACCAGCCTGGGCACCTACGAAACGGCCAGCGTGGTGGCCGCGACGCGCGGCCGGATCACGGCGAACTCACAGCGCAAGATCGACACTGCCGTCGGGCTGATGGAGCGTCACGTCGACATCGCGGATCTGGTTGCACAACTGGCTATTCCGATACCCTCGGTCACCACGCCGCAAATGTTCACCCACCAGCTGACGGAGCGGGCGCGGGGCGACCGCAAGCACATCGTGCTCCCGGAAGGGGACGACGACCGGATCCTCAAGGCGGCCGGACGGGTGCTGAAGCGATGCATTGCCGACCTGACGGTCCTCGGCGACGAAGCGCAGATCCGGTTGCGTTCGGCCGAACTCGGCGTGGACCTGAGCGCGGCGAAGATCATCGACCCGCGCGGCGGCAGTCTGTGCGAACAGTTCGCCGAGCAGTACGCGGAGCTGCGCAAGGCCAAGGGCGTCACCGTCGAGCGGGCCCAAGAGATCATGCACGACGTCTCCTATTTCGGAACCATGCTGGTGTACAACGGCATGGTCGACGGCATGGTGTCCGGCGCGGCGCACACCACCGCGCACACCGTTCGTCCGGCACTCGAGATCATCCGGACCGTCCCGGACGTGTCGACGGTGTCGAGCATCTTCCTGATGTGCCTGCCTGATCGGGTGCTGGCCTACGGCGACTGCGCCATCGTCCCGGATCCCACCCCCGAGGAACTCGCGGACATCGCGATCAGTTCGGCGCGCACCGCGGCGCAGTTCGGTATCGAACCCAAGGTGGCGATGCTGTCGTATTCCACCGGGGACTCCGGCAGCGGCGCGGGTGTAGACAAGGTAAGGAAGGCAACTGAATTGGTGCGCGCACGGGCTCCCCAGCTGCTGGTCGAGGGTCCCATCCAGTACGACGCCGCGATAGACCCCTCGGTCGCGGCCACCAAGCTGCGGAATTCCCCGGTCGCCGGGCACGCCACGGTGCTGATCTTCCCGGACCTCAACACCGGCAACAACACCTACAAGGCGGTGCAGCGCAGTGCCGGGGCAATCGCGATCGGCCCGGTGCTACAGGGCCTGCGCAAACCGGTGAACGACCTGTCGCGGGGTGCGCTGGTCGAAGACATCGTCAACACCATCGCGATCACCGCGATCCAGGCGCAGGGCGTCCGCGATGGCCGATAA
- the fgd gene encoding glucose-6-phosphate dehydrogenase (coenzyme-F420): protein MAELKLGYKASAEQFAPRELVELAVAAEGHGMDSATVSDHFQPWRHEGGHAPFSLAWMTAVGERTERLQLGTSVLTPTFRYNPAVIAQAFATMGCLYPGRIFLGVGTGESLNEIATGYEGEWPEFKERYARLRESVRLMRELWLGDRVDFEGEYYHTKGASIYDVPEGGIPIYIAAGGPQVAKYAGRAGDGFICTSGKGEELYKDKLIPAMREGAEAAGKNPDDVDRMIEIKISYDTDPELALENTRFWAPLSLTAEQKTSIHDPLEMEKAADELPIEQVAKRWIVASDPDEAVEKVGQYVKWGLNHLVFHAPGHDQRRFLDLFEKDLAPRLRRLA, encoded by the coding sequence GTGGCTGAACTGAAACTGGGATACAAGGCGTCCGCTGAACAATTCGCTCCGCGTGAGCTCGTCGAACTTGCCGTCGCCGCCGAAGGGCACGGCATGGACAGCGCCACCGTCAGCGATCACTTTCAGCCGTGGCGCCACGAGGGTGGCCACGCCCCGTTCTCGCTGGCCTGGATGACCGCGGTCGGCGAACGCACCGAGCGGCTGCAGCTGGGCACGTCCGTGCTCACCCCGACGTTCCGGTACAACCCGGCGGTCATCGCTCAGGCCTTCGCGACGATGGGATGTCTCTACCCGGGCCGCATCTTCCTCGGTGTCGGCACCGGCGAGTCGCTCAACGAGATCGCCACCGGCTACGAGGGCGAGTGGCCGGAGTTCAAGGAGCGCTACGCGCGGCTGCGCGAATCGGTCCGGCTGATGCGCGAGCTGTGGCTCGGCGACCGCGTCGACTTCGAGGGGGAGTACTACCACACCAAGGGTGCGTCGATTTACGACGTGCCCGAGGGCGGCATCCCGATCTACATCGCCGCGGGCGGGCCGCAGGTGGCCAAGTACGCCGGCCGCGCCGGTGACGGCTTCATCTGCACGTCCGGCAAGGGCGAGGAACTGTATAAGGACAAGCTCATTCCCGCGATGCGCGAGGGTGCCGAGGCGGCGGGCAAGAATCCCGACGATGTCGACCGGATGATCGAGATCAAGATCTCCTACGACACCGACCCGGAGCTGGCACTGGAGAACACCAGGTTCTGGGCGCCGCTGTCTTTGACCGCCGAGCAGAAGACCAGCATCCACGATCCCCTCGAGATGGAGAAGGCCGCCGACGAGCTGCCGATCGAGCAGGTGGCCAAGCGCTGGATCGTGGCCTCGGATCCCGACGAGGCCGTCGAGAAGGTCGGCCAGTACGTCAAGTGGGGCCTCAACCACCTGGTATTCCACGCGCCCGGACACGACCAGCGCCGATTCCTGGATCTGTTTGAAAAGGATCTGGCGCCCAGGTTGCGACGGCTGGCCTGA
- a CDS encoding acetate kinase has protein sequence MADNTVLVINSGSSSLKFQLVEPDSGEALASGVIGEIGEPSGRAADHEEALRLAFAQMSEDGIDLRACGLLAVGHRVVHGGKTFYRPTLLDDKRIADLERLSELAPLHNPPALQGIKVARKLLPDVPHIAVFDTAFFHHLPAAAATYAMNRELAERYHIRRYGFHGTSHHYVAEHAAVFLDRPLESVNQIVLHLGNGASASAIAGGRPVDTSMGLTPLEGLVMGTRSGDIDPGVISYLWRRANMSVDQIESMLNNQSGVWGLAAERDFRRLHAMIESGDGSAQLAYDVFIHRLRKYLGAYLAVLGHTDVISFTAGIGENDSAVRRDAVAGLSELGIVLDDDRNAADSTGARRISADESRIAILVVPTNEELAIARDCVKSLRG, from the coding sequence ATGGCCGATAACACCGTGCTCGTCATCAATTCCGGGTCTTCGTCGTTGAAATTTCAACTGGTAGAGCCCGATTCGGGTGAGGCGCTGGCCAGCGGCGTCATCGGGGAGATCGGCGAGCCGTCGGGGCGGGCGGCTGACCACGAAGAGGCGCTGCGCCTGGCCTTCGCCCAGATGTCCGAGGACGGCATTGACCTCAGGGCGTGCGGCCTGCTGGCGGTGGGGCACCGAGTCGTGCACGGGGGCAAGACGTTCTATCGTCCGACGCTGCTGGACGACAAGCGGATCGCCGACCTGGAGCGGCTGTCCGAGCTTGCCCCGCTGCACAATCCGCCTGCGCTGCAGGGTATCAAGGTGGCACGCAAGCTGTTGCCGGATGTGCCGCACATCGCCGTGTTCGACACCGCGTTCTTCCACCACCTGCCGGCCGCGGCCGCGACCTACGCGATGAATCGCGAGCTGGCCGAGCGATACCATATCCGCCGCTACGGGTTTCACGGCACATCGCACCACTACGTCGCCGAGCACGCCGCCGTTTTTCTGGACCGGCCGCTGGAATCGGTGAATCAGATTGTGCTGCATTTGGGTAACGGGGCCTCGGCCTCGGCGATCGCCGGTGGCCGGCCGGTCGACACCTCGATGGGCCTGACGCCGCTGGAGGGCCTGGTGATGGGCACCCGCAGCGGCGACATAGACCCCGGCGTGATCAGCTACCTGTGGCGGCGCGCGAACATGAGCGTCGACCAGATCGAGTCGATGCTCAACAACCAGTCCGGCGTCTGGGGCCTGGCCGCCGAGCGCGACTTCCGCCGGCTGCACGCGATGATCGAATCGGGCGACGGCTCGGCGCAATTGGCTTACGACGTGTTCATCCACCGGTTGCGCAAATACCTCGGCGCGTACCTGGCGGTGCTGGGACACACCGACGTGATCAGCTTCACCGCCGGCATCGGCGAGAACGATTCCGCCGTGCGCCGCGACGCGGTGGCGGGCCTGAGCGAGCTGGGCATCGTCCTCGACGACGACCGCAACGCGGCCGACAGCACGGGGGCGCGGCGGATCTCCGCCGACGAGTCGCGCATCGCCATCCTGGTGGTGCCCACCAACGAGGAACTGGCCATCGCCCGCGACTGCGTCAAGTCGCTAAGGGGTTAG